A section of the Chelmon rostratus isolate fCheRos1 chromosome 16, fCheRos1.pri, whole genome shotgun sequence genome encodes:
- the LOC121619425 gene encoding heterogeneous nuclear ribonucleoprotein R isoform X2 yields the protein MAAAEVNGSSAPAKEEEEPMDVTTTHTENYQTLIDAGLPQKVAESLDNIFQTGLVAYVDLDERAIDALREFNEEGALTVLQQFKESDLSHVQNKSAFLCGVMKTYRQREKQGSKVQESTKGPDEAKIKALLERTGYTLDVTTGQRKYGGPPPEDVFKGTQPGIGTEVFVGKIPRDLYEDELVPLFESAGPIWDLRLMMDPLSGQNRGYAFITYCNKDDAQKAVKLCDNHEIRPGKYLGVCISVANNRLFVGSIPKNKTRESILEDFGKVTEGLQEVILYHQPDDKKKNRGFCFLEYEDHKSAAQARRRLMSGKVKVWGNPVTVEWADPVAEPDPEVMAKVKVLFVRKLATAVTEELLEKTFSQFGKLERVKKLKDYAFVHFEERDAAVKAMDEMNGKELGGEEIEIVLAKPPDKKRKERQAARQTTRNAGYDDYYYYPPPRMPPPGRGRGRGGRGGYAYPPDYYGYEDYYDDYYGYDYHDYRGGYEDPYYGYEDVYSMRGRGTRPSRGGPPPPRARGAPPARGRGGYAQRGPPLGGPRGGRGGRGAPFQPQRGRGPRGARGNRGGNVGGKRKADVFNQPDSKRRQTNNQQNWGSQPIAQQPLQQGADYSGGEALRAAPLE from the exons ATGGCTGCCGCTGAGGTGAACGGTAGTTCTGCCCcagcaaaggaggaagaggagcccaTGGAtgtgacaacaacacacacagagaactaCCAGACGCTCATTGATGCAGGGCTGCCCCAGAAAGTGGCTGAAAGTCTAGATAACATCTTCCAGACAG GCTTGGTGGCGTATGTTGACCTAGACGAAAGGGCCATCGATGCACTACGGGAGTTCAATGAGGAAGGGGCACTTACAGTGCTGCAGCAATTCAAAGAGAGCGACCTGTCCCATGTACAG aATAAAAGTGCTTTCCTTTGTGGAGTCATGAAGActtacagacagagagaaaaacaaggaagtAAAGTACAGGAGTCCACCAAGGGCCCAGATGAGGCAAAAATAAAG gctCTGTTGGAACGGACAGGATACACCCTGGATGTCACCACAGGGCAGAGAAAATATGGAGGTCCCCCACCTGAGGATGTGTTCAAAGGAACACAACCAGGGATTGGAACTGAG GTGTTTGTTGGAAAAATTCCAAGGGATTTGTATGAAGATGAGCTGGTGCCGCTCTTTGAGTCTGCTGGTCCCATCTGGGACCTCAGGTTAATGATGGACCCTCTCTCTGGTCAGAACAGAGGTTACGCCTTCATCACATACTGCAATAAAGATGACGCCCAAAAGGCTGTGAAGCTT tgtgatAACCATGAAATCCGCCCTGGAAAGTACTTGGGAGTGTGTATATCTGTTGCAAACAATCGCCTGTTTGTCGGATCAATTCcaaagaacaagacaagagaGAGTATATTGGAAGACTTTGGCAAAGTTACAG AGGGTCTCCAAGAGGTGATTTTGTACCACCAGCCAGATGACAAGAAGAAGAACCGTGGCTTCTGTTTCCTGGAGTACGAGGACCACAAGTCCGCAGCACAGGCTCGCCGCCGTCTGATGAGTGGCAAGGTCAAGGTGTGGGGGAACCCCGTCACTGTAGAGTGGGCTGACCCTGTCGCTGAGCCAGACCCGGAGGTCATGGCCAAG GTCAAGGTGCTCTTTGTAAGGAAGCTGGCCACAGCGGTGACTGAAGAGCTTCTGGAAAAGACCTTCTCTCAGTTTGGAAAGCTGGAGCGAGTGAAGAAATTGAAAGACTATGCTTTTGTCCATTTTGAAGAAAGGGATGCTGCCGTAAAG GCAATGGATGAGATGAACGGGAAGGAGCTAGGAGGAGAGGAAATTGAGATCGTCCTGGCAAAGCCCCCagacaagaagaggaaagagcGCCAAGCAGCTCGGCAGACCACCAGGAATGCAGG GTATGacgactactactactacccaCCTCCACGCATGCCCCCACCAGGCCGAGGCAGGGGTCGTGGTGGCAGAGGGGGCTATGCCTATCCACCAGATTACTATGGGTATGAAGACTACTACGATGACTACTATGGCTACGACTATCATGACTACCGTGGTGGCTATGAAGACCCTTACTACGGCTACGAAGATGTGTACAGCATGAGGGGCCGTGGTACTCGTCCCAGCAGGGGGGGGCCTCCTCCACCTAGGGCTCGTGGAGCGCCACCGGCACGTGGCCGTGGCGGCTATGCCCAAAGAGGGCCTCCCCTTGGTGGTCCGAGGGGTGGTCGAGGAGGAAGGGGAGCCCCTTTCCAGCCGCAGAGGGGCCGCGGTCCTCGCGGGGCCAGGGGCAATCGCGGAGGTAACGTCGGCGGAAAGAGGAAGGCAGACGTGTTTAACCAGCCTGACTCCAAGCGCCGCCAGACCAACAACCAACAGAACTGGGGGTCCCAGCCCATCGCCCAGCAGCCCCTGCAACAAGGGGCCGACTATTCCG GTGGAGAAGCATTGAGAGCGGCACCACTAGAATGA
- the dnajc8 gene encoding dnaJ homolog subfamily C member 8: MAAAGGEPSSQNMSDELFKTFISEVKQIEKRDSVLTSKQQIDRLLRPGASYFNLNPFEVLQIDPDATDDELKKRFRALSILVHPDKNQDDQDRAQKAFEAVDKAYKLLLDPEQKKRALDVIHAGKEYVEHMVKEKKKQLKKDGKPLDVEEDDHEVFKQAVYKQTMKLFAELEIKRKEREAKEMHERKRAREEEIEAAEKAKREREWQKNFEETRDGRVDSWRNFQAKGKKNKEKKNRSFLKPPKVKMEQRE, encoded by the exons ATGGCGGCCGCCGGAGGAGAGCCTTCGTCTCAGAATATGTCGGATGAATTATTTAAAACGTTTATCTCGGAG GTGAAGCAGATTGAGAAGAGAGACTCTGTCTTAACCTCGAAGCAGCAGATTGACAGACTGCTCAGACCTGGCGCATCTTATTTTAATCTCAATCCCTTTGAG GTGCTGCAGATTGATCCAGATGCAACAGATGACGAATTGAAGAAAAGATTTCGGGCG TTATCCATTTTGGTCCATCCAGACAAAAATCAGGATGATCAAGACAGAGCACAAAAAGCCTTTGAAG CTGTGGACAAGGCATACAAACTCCTACTGGAcccagagcagaagaagagagccTTAGATGTGATCCATGCAGGAAAGGAATATGTGGAGCATATG gtaaaggagaaaaagaagcagtTGAAGAAGGATGGGAAACCATTGGATGTGGAGGAGGACGACCATGAAGTG TTCAAGCAAGCAGTGTACAAACAGACCATGAAGCTGTTCGCGGAGCTCGAAAtcaagaggaaggaaagagaagcaAAGGAAATGCATGAAAG AAAAAGggcaagagaggaagaaattgaagcagcagagaaagcaaaGCGCGAGAGAGAGTGGCAGAAAAACTTTGAG GAAACAAGAGATGGGCGCGTGGACAGCTGGAGGAACTTCCAGGCCAAAGGCAAGAAGAACAAGGAGAAAAAGAACAGGTCCTTCCTCAAGCCCCCGAAAGTCAAGATGGAACAGAGGGAATGA
- the LOC121619425 gene encoding heterogeneous nuclear ribonucleoprotein R isoform X4 yields MAAAEVNGSSAPAKEEEEPMDVTTTHTENYQTLIDAGLPQKVAESLDNIFQTGLVAYVDLDERAIDALREFNEEGALTVLQQFKESDLSHVQNKSAFLCGVMKTYRQREKQGSKVQESTKGPDEAKIKALLERTGYTLDVTTGQRKYGGPPPEDVFKGTQPGIGTEVFVGKIPRDLYEDELVPLFESAGPIWDLRLMMDPLSGQNRGYAFITYCNKDDAQKAVKLCDNHEIRPGKYLGVCISVANNRLFVGSIPKNKTRESILEDFGKVTEGLQEVILYHQPDDKKKNRGFCFLEYEDHKSAAQARRRLMSGKVKVWGNPVTVEWADPVAEPDPEVMAKVKVLFVRKLATAVTEELLEKTFSQFGKLERVKKLKDYAFVHFEERDAAVKAMDEMNGKELGGEEIEIVLAKPPDKKRKERQAARQTTRNAGYDDYYYYPPPRMPPPGRGRGRGGRGGYAYPPDYYGYEDYYDDYYGYDYHDYRGGYEDPYYGYEDVYSMRGRGTRPSRGGPPPPRARGAPPARGRGGYAQRGPPLGGPRGGRGGRGAPFQPQRGRGPRGARGNRGGNVGGKRKADVFNQPDSKRRQTNNQQNWGSQPIAQQPLQQGADYSVCTSSVLSF; encoded by the exons ATGGCTGCCGCTGAGGTGAACGGTAGTTCTGCCCcagcaaaggaggaagaggagcccaTGGAtgtgacaacaacacacacagagaactaCCAGACGCTCATTGATGCAGGGCTGCCCCAGAAAGTGGCTGAAAGTCTAGATAACATCTTCCAGACAG GCTTGGTGGCGTATGTTGACCTAGACGAAAGGGCCATCGATGCACTACGGGAGTTCAATGAGGAAGGGGCACTTACAGTGCTGCAGCAATTCAAAGAGAGCGACCTGTCCCATGTACAG aATAAAAGTGCTTTCCTTTGTGGAGTCATGAAGActtacagacagagagaaaaacaaggaagtAAAGTACAGGAGTCCACCAAGGGCCCAGATGAGGCAAAAATAAAG gctCTGTTGGAACGGACAGGATACACCCTGGATGTCACCACAGGGCAGAGAAAATATGGAGGTCCCCCACCTGAGGATGTGTTCAAAGGAACACAACCAGGGATTGGAACTGAG GTGTTTGTTGGAAAAATTCCAAGGGATTTGTATGAAGATGAGCTGGTGCCGCTCTTTGAGTCTGCTGGTCCCATCTGGGACCTCAGGTTAATGATGGACCCTCTCTCTGGTCAGAACAGAGGTTACGCCTTCATCACATACTGCAATAAAGATGACGCCCAAAAGGCTGTGAAGCTT tgtgatAACCATGAAATCCGCCCTGGAAAGTACTTGGGAGTGTGTATATCTGTTGCAAACAATCGCCTGTTTGTCGGATCAATTCcaaagaacaagacaagagaGAGTATATTGGAAGACTTTGGCAAAGTTACAG AGGGTCTCCAAGAGGTGATTTTGTACCACCAGCCAGATGACAAGAAGAAGAACCGTGGCTTCTGTTTCCTGGAGTACGAGGACCACAAGTCCGCAGCACAGGCTCGCCGCCGTCTGATGAGTGGCAAGGTCAAGGTGTGGGGGAACCCCGTCACTGTAGAGTGGGCTGACCCTGTCGCTGAGCCAGACCCGGAGGTCATGGCCAAG GTCAAGGTGCTCTTTGTAAGGAAGCTGGCCACAGCGGTGACTGAAGAGCTTCTGGAAAAGACCTTCTCTCAGTTTGGAAAGCTGGAGCGAGTGAAGAAATTGAAAGACTATGCTTTTGTCCATTTTGAAGAAAGGGATGCTGCCGTAAAG GCAATGGATGAGATGAACGGGAAGGAGCTAGGAGGAGAGGAAATTGAGATCGTCCTGGCAAAGCCCCCagacaagaagaggaaagagcGCCAAGCAGCTCGGCAGACCACCAGGAATGCAGG GTATGacgactactactactacccaCCTCCACGCATGCCCCCACCAGGCCGAGGCAGGGGTCGTGGTGGCAGAGGGGGCTATGCCTATCCACCAGATTACTATGGGTATGAAGACTACTACGATGACTACTATGGCTACGACTATCATGACTACCGTGGTGGCTATGAAGACCCTTACTACGGCTACGAAGATGTGTACAGCATGAGGGGCCGTGGTACTCGTCCCAGCAGGGGGGGGCCTCCTCCACCTAGGGCTCGTGGAGCGCCACCGGCACGTGGCCGTGGCGGCTATGCCCAAAGAGGGCCTCCCCTTGGTGGTCCGAGGGGTGGTCGAGGAGGAAGGGGAGCCCCTTTCCAGCCGCAGAGGGGCCGCGGTCCTCGCGGGGCCAGGGGCAATCGCGGAGGTAACGTCGGCGGAAAGAGGAAGGCAGACGTGTTTAACCAGCCTGACTCCAAGCGCCGCCAGACCAACAACCAACAGAACTGGGGGTCCCAGCCCATCGCCCAGCAGCCCCTGCAACAAGGGGCCGACTATTCCG TCTGCACTTCATCTGTTCTCTCCTTTTGA
- the LOC121619425 gene encoding heterogeneous nuclear ribonucleoprotein R isoform X1, producing the protein MAAAEVNGSSAPAKEEEEPMDVTTTHTENYQTLIDAGLPQKVAESLDNIFQTGLVAYVDLDERAIDALREFNEEGALTVLQQFKESDLSHVQNKSAFLCGVMKTYRQREKQGSKVQESTKGPDEAKIKALLERTGYTLDVTTGQRKYGGPPPEDVFKGTQPGIGTEVFVGKIPRDLYEDELVPLFESAGPIWDLRLMMDPLSGQNRGYAFITYCNKDDAQKAVKLCDNHEIRPGKYLGVCISVANNRLFVGSIPKNKTRESILEDFGKVTEGLQEVILYHQPDDKKKNRGFCFLEYEDHKSAAQARRRLMSGKVKVWGNPVTVEWADPVAEPDPEVMAKVKVLFVRKLATAVTEELLEKTFSQFGKLERVKKLKDYAFVHFEERDAAVKAMDEMNGKELGGEEIEIVLAKPPDKKRKERQAARQTTRNAGYDDYYYYPPPRMPPPGRGRGRGGRGGYAYPPDYYGYEDYYDDYYGYDYHDYRGGYEDPYYGYEDVYSMRGRGTRPSRGGPPPPRARGAPPARGRGGYAQRGPPLGGPRGGRGGRGAPFQPQRGRGPRGARGNRGGNVGGKRKADVFNQPDSKRRQTNNQQNWGSQPIAQQPLQQGADYSGNYGYSNDTMEFSQDSYGQQWK; encoded by the exons ATGGCTGCCGCTGAGGTGAACGGTAGTTCTGCCCcagcaaaggaggaagaggagcccaTGGAtgtgacaacaacacacacagagaactaCCAGACGCTCATTGATGCAGGGCTGCCCCAGAAAGTGGCTGAAAGTCTAGATAACATCTTCCAGACAG GCTTGGTGGCGTATGTTGACCTAGACGAAAGGGCCATCGATGCACTACGGGAGTTCAATGAGGAAGGGGCACTTACAGTGCTGCAGCAATTCAAAGAGAGCGACCTGTCCCATGTACAG aATAAAAGTGCTTTCCTTTGTGGAGTCATGAAGActtacagacagagagaaaaacaaggaagtAAAGTACAGGAGTCCACCAAGGGCCCAGATGAGGCAAAAATAAAG gctCTGTTGGAACGGACAGGATACACCCTGGATGTCACCACAGGGCAGAGAAAATATGGAGGTCCCCCACCTGAGGATGTGTTCAAAGGAACACAACCAGGGATTGGAACTGAG GTGTTTGTTGGAAAAATTCCAAGGGATTTGTATGAAGATGAGCTGGTGCCGCTCTTTGAGTCTGCTGGTCCCATCTGGGACCTCAGGTTAATGATGGACCCTCTCTCTGGTCAGAACAGAGGTTACGCCTTCATCACATACTGCAATAAAGATGACGCCCAAAAGGCTGTGAAGCTT tgtgatAACCATGAAATCCGCCCTGGAAAGTACTTGGGAGTGTGTATATCTGTTGCAAACAATCGCCTGTTTGTCGGATCAATTCcaaagaacaagacaagagaGAGTATATTGGAAGACTTTGGCAAAGTTACAG AGGGTCTCCAAGAGGTGATTTTGTACCACCAGCCAGATGACAAGAAGAAGAACCGTGGCTTCTGTTTCCTGGAGTACGAGGACCACAAGTCCGCAGCACAGGCTCGCCGCCGTCTGATGAGTGGCAAGGTCAAGGTGTGGGGGAACCCCGTCACTGTAGAGTGGGCTGACCCTGTCGCTGAGCCAGACCCGGAGGTCATGGCCAAG GTCAAGGTGCTCTTTGTAAGGAAGCTGGCCACAGCGGTGACTGAAGAGCTTCTGGAAAAGACCTTCTCTCAGTTTGGAAAGCTGGAGCGAGTGAAGAAATTGAAAGACTATGCTTTTGTCCATTTTGAAGAAAGGGATGCTGCCGTAAAG GCAATGGATGAGATGAACGGGAAGGAGCTAGGAGGAGAGGAAATTGAGATCGTCCTGGCAAAGCCCCCagacaagaagaggaaagagcGCCAAGCAGCTCGGCAGACCACCAGGAATGCAGG GTATGacgactactactactacccaCCTCCACGCATGCCCCCACCAGGCCGAGGCAGGGGTCGTGGTGGCAGAGGGGGCTATGCCTATCCACCAGATTACTATGGGTATGAAGACTACTACGATGACTACTATGGCTACGACTATCATGACTACCGTGGTGGCTATGAAGACCCTTACTACGGCTACGAAGATGTGTACAGCATGAGGGGCCGTGGTACTCGTCCCAGCAGGGGGGGGCCTCCTCCACCTAGGGCTCGTGGAGCGCCACCGGCACGTGGCCGTGGCGGCTATGCCCAAAGAGGGCCTCCCCTTGGTGGTCCGAGGGGTGGTCGAGGAGGAAGGGGAGCCCCTTTCCAGCCGCAGAGGGGCCGCGGTCCTCGCGGGGCCAGGGGCAATCGCGGAGGTAACGTCGGCGGAAAGAGGAAGGCAGACGTGTTTAACCAGCCTGACTCCAAGCGCCGCCAGACCAACAACCAACAGAACTGGGGGTCCCAGCCCATCGCCCAGCAGCCCCTGCAACAAGGGGCCGACTATTCCGGTAACTATGGTTACAGTAATGACACCATGGAGTTTTCACAGGATTCTTATGGGCAGCAGTGGAAGTAG
- the LOC121619425 gene encoding heterogeneous nuclear ribonucleoprotein R isoform X3, with protein MAAAEVNGSSAPAKEEEEPMDVTTTHTENYQTLIDAGLPQKVAESLDNIFQTGLVAYVDLDERAIDALREFNEEGALTVLQQFKESDLSHVQNKSAFLCGVMKTYRQREKQGSKVQESTKGPDEAKIKALLERTGYTLDVTTGQRKYGGPPPEDVFKGTQPGIGTEVFVGKIPRDLYEDELVPLFESAGPIWDLRLMMDPLSGQNRGYAFITYCNKDDAQKAVKLCDNHEIRPGKYLGVCISVANNRLFVGSIPKNKTRESILEDFGKVTEGLQEVILYHQPDDKKKNRGFCFLEYEDHKSAAQARRRLMSGKVKVWGNPVTVEWADPVAEPDPEVMAKVKVLFVRKLATAVTEELLEKTFSQFGKLERVKKLKDYAFVHFEERDAAVKAMDEMNGKELGGEEIEIVLAKPPDKKRKERQAARQTTRNAGYDDYYYYPPPRMPPPGRGRGRGGRGGYAYPPDYYGYEDYYDDYYGYDYHDYRGGYEDPYYGYEDVYSMRGRGTRPSRGGPPPPRARGAPPARGRGGYAQRGPPLGGPRGGRGGRGAPFQPQRGRGPRGARGNRGGNVGGKRKADVFNQPDSKRRQTNNQQNWGSQPIAQQPLQQGADYSDTKDLTIQRV; from the exons ATGGCTGCCGCTGAGGTGAACGGTAGTTCTGCCCcagcaaaggaggaagaggagcccaTGGAtgtgacaacaacacacacagagaactaCCAGACGCTCATTGATGCAGGGCTGCCCCAGAAAGTGGCTGAAAGTCTAGATAACATCTTCCAGACAG GCTTGGTGGCGTATGTTGACCTAGACGAAAGGGCCATCGATGCACTACGGGAGTTCAATGAGGAAGGGGCACTTACAGTGCTGCAGCAATTCAAAGAGAGCGACCTGTCCCATGTACAG aATAAAAGTGCTTTCCTTTGTGGAGTCATGAAGActtacagacagagagaaaaacaaggaagtAAAGTACAGGAGTCCACCAAGGGCCCAGATGAGGCAAAAATAAAG gctCTGTTGGAACGGACAGGATACACCCTGGATGTCACCACAGGGCAGAGAAAATATGGAGGTCCCCCACCTGAGGATGTGTTCAAAGGAACACAACCAGGGATTGGAACTGAG GTGTTTGTTGGAAAAATTCCAAGGGATTTGTATGAAGATGAGCTGGTGCCGCTCTTTGAGTCTGCTGGTCCCATCTGGGACCTCAGGTTAATGATGGACCCTCTCTCTGGTCAGAACAGAGGTTACGCCTTCATCACATACTGCAATAAAGATGACGCCCAAAAGGCTGTGAAGCTT tgtgatAACCATGAAATCCGCCCTGGAAAGTACTTGGGAGTGTGTATATCTGTTGCAAACAATCGCCTGTTTGTCGGATCAATTCcaaagaacaagacaagagaGAGTATATTGGAAGACTTTGGCAAAGTTACAG AGGGTCTCCAAGAGGTGATTTTGTACCACCAGCCAGATGACAAGAAGAAGAACCGTGGCTTCTGTTTCCTGGAGTACGAGGACCACAAGTCCGCAGCACAGGCTCGCCGCCGTCTGATGAGTGGCAAGGTCAAGGTGTGGGGGAACCCCGTCACTGTAGAGTGGGCTGACCCTGTCGCTGAGCCAGACCCGGAGGTCATGGCCAAG GTCAAGGTGCTCTTTGTAAGGAAGCTGGCCACAGCGGTGACTGAAGAGCTTCTGGAAAAGACCTTCTCTCAGTTTGGAAAGCTGGAGCGAGTGAAGAAATTGAAAGACTATGCTTTTGTCCATTTTGAAGAAAGGGATGCTGCCGTAAAG GCAATGGATGAGATGAACGGGAAGGAGCTAGGAGGAGAGGAAATTGAGATCGTCCTGGCAAAGCCCCCagacaagaagaggaaagagcGCCAAGCAGCTCGGCAGACCACCAGGAATGCAGG GTATGacgactactactactacccaCCTCCACGCATGCCCCCACCAGGCCGAGGCAGGGGTCGTGGTGGCAGAGGGGGCTATGCCTATCCACCAGATTACTATGGGTATGAAGACTACTACGATGACTACTATGGCTACGACTATCATGACTACCGTGGTGGCTATGAAGACCCTTACTACGGCTACGAAGATGTGTACAGCATGAGGGGCCGTGGTACTCGTCCCAGCAGGGGGGGGCCTCCTCCACCTAGGGCTCGTGGAGCGCCACCGGCACGTGGCCGTGGCGGCTATGCCCAAAGAGGGCCTCCCCTTGGTGGTCCGAGGGGTGGTCGAGGAGGAAGGGGAGCCCCTTTCCAGCCGCAGAGGGGCCGCGGTCCTCGCGGGGCCAGGGGCAATCGCGGAGGTAACGTCGGCGGAAAGAGGAAGGCAGACGTGTTTAACCAGCCTGACTCCAAGCGCCGCCAGACCAACAACCAACAGAACTGGGGGTCCCAGCCCATCGCCCAGCAGCCCCTGCAACAAGGGGCCGACTATTCCG ACACCAAGGATCTGACCATCCAAAGGGTTTAA
- the si:ch211-81a5.8 gene encoding uncharacterized protein si:ch211-81a5.8, protein MDSLMSLGAPLKQLTSCMSGKSATTKRGGKKSQSVRRNSFTRRKSVSRRRSLPCSSQKVPDSWLRMYQDELKRERKRQQAILAKKNAERSVRRTHFRSHHCLPRQTTPARKSAPVKDDSFFGAFQGLSLDGLIGGSNGSPAIAAPAAAGGDQCKVM, encoded by the exons ATGGATTCCCTCATGTCGCTGGGTGCTCCCCTGAAGCAGCTCACCAGCTGCATGTCGGGGAAGAGCGCCACCACCAAGAGAGGGGGCAAGAAGAGCCAGTCTGTCCGCAGAAACAGCTTCACCCGCAGGAAGAGCgtcagcaggaggagaagccTTCCCTGCAGCAGCCAGAAAGTCCCCGACTCCTGGCTCAGGATGTACCAGGATGaactaaagagagagag GAAGCGACAGCAAGCCATACTGGCCAAGAAGAACGCGGAGAGGTCGGTCAGAAGAACCCACTTCAGGAGCCACCACTGCCTCCCCAGG CAGACCACCCCTGCCAGAAAATCAGCCCCAGTGAAGGACGACTCCTTCTTTGGAGCCTTCCAAGGCCTCAGTCTGGACGGACTGATTGGAGGTAGTAATGGATCTCCTGCCATCGccgctcctgctgctgctggaggagatcaGTGCAAAGTCATGTGA
- the LOC121619761 gene encoding ATPase inhibitor A, mitochondrial-like, whose amino-acid sequence MSRFLLRANLRRCVASQIRMASDQLGELGKGAGKGGGGGGSVREAGGAFGKREVAEEERYFRQKEKEQMEALRKHHAEEIEHHKKEIERLQKEIDRHKGKIRRLKHDD is encoded by the exons ATGTCAAGGTTTCTCCTGAGAGCAAACCTGAGGAGATGCGTCGCCTCTCAGATTAGAATGGCATCTGATCAG CTTGGTGAGTTGGGCAAGGGAGCAGGCAAAGGTGGCGGTGGAGGAGGCTCTGTGAGGGAAGCAGGAGGTGCATTTGGAAAGCGAGAAGTAGCAGAGGAGGAGCGATACTTCAG GcagaaggagaaggagcagatgGAAGCGCTGAGGAAGCATCACGCAGAGGAGATTGAGCACCACAAAAAAGAGATTGAGCGCCTACAGAAGGAGATTGACCGCCACAAGGGCAAGATCAGAAGGCTGAAACATGATGACTAA